GCCAGAGTGTCCGCATCGCCGCCACCGTTGACGGCATGCGCCAGAGGTTATCGGTTGACCGGCCCGGTGGGGGCCGCGACCCGACAGACGGCCGGAATTGGCCGGAAGGTTCCGGCGCGCCGACCGTGATCGGCGGGCGGCTGCCCCTACCTTGGTCTCGCCTGACCCGACGGCCCTCCAAAGCTGTCGGCTCAGTCACATCGGGAACAACTTCGCGTGCGGGAGCGTACAACTCCCACACGGGCGCGCTAAAGTACCGCGCTCGTTGAGAGTGAAACGTCGCGTACGCAGACGGACCAGACACGAATTGGGAGTGTGACAATCGATGGCCACCGACTACGACGCCCCGCGCCGTGACGAGGCCGACCTCGGTGAGGACAGCCTCGAAGAGCTGAAGGCTCGGCGTGTCGACAACCAGTCGGGCAGCGTGGACGTGGACGAGGTCGACCTGGCCGAGGCGTTCGAGCTGCCGGGTGGCGACCTCGCCGACGAGGAGCTGACGGTCAAGGTCGTGCCGATGCAGGCCGACGAGTTCCGCTGCTCGCGGTGCTTCCTGGTGCACCACCGCAGCCAGCTGGCCGGTGAGCGCAACGGCGAGCCGATCTGCCGCGAGTGCGCCTGATCAGGGCGTGCCGCGGACAGGCTGCGGACGGCGCATCGCCGCGCCGGCGGACTCCCGAACCGCTTGACGTGATGCGGTGAGATGGCGCAGATATCAGGGAACACGGATTCCGACGGGCACGCCGCGCCGACGCGGCGTGCCGCGCGGGAGCCGGGTCCCCCGATGACCCAGACGCCCGTCGCGGTCATCCACGCCACCTCAGCCGACGGGAGTCAGCCATGACCACCAGCCCCTCACCGGTGCCCGACGACGAGACGCCGGGCACCGCCGGCAGGCCGGATGAGCTGGCCGCGGCGGTGGCGGGGCTCGCCGACGCCGACCTGGACAAGGCAGGCCGCCGCAGGCTGCTCGGCCGGATGCTGGTGGGGCTGCGCGAGCGCGGGGTCAAGGAGGTCTTCCTGCCCCGCAAGGCGATCGGCTGGATCACCGAGGCGGTGGCCGACCTCGCCCCGCACGTGCCCGTGCGCAATCTGGAGACGCTGCGCCTGCACTACCCGGGCCTGGACGACGAGGCGCTGGCCGAGCGGCTCATCCGCAACGCCGCCCGCGCCGCGGCCGGGGTGGGCGCGGTGGGCGGCGGCATCGCCTCGGTGGAGTGGATGGCCCCGCCGACGCTGCTGTCGACCCCGGTGGTGCTGGCCACCGAGACGGTCGCCGTGGTGGGCATCGAGCTCAAGCTCGTCGGCGAGCTGCACGAGGTGTACGGCAACCCGGTGCTCGGCACGCCCGCGCAGAAGGCGGTCAGCCTGATGCAGGCCTGGGCCGGCCACCGCGGCATCAGCCCGATGCTGCCCGGCGCCGCGGCCGCCACCGTGCTCGGCACGGCCACCCGCAAGCAGCTGCGCGACATGATCGTCAAGCGCTTCGGGCGCAGCCTGACCACGCTGGGCCCGCTGCTGACCGGCGCGGCCGTGGCCAGCTACCTCAACCGCAAGGCGACCCGGCGGCTCGGCGACGACCTGCGCCGGGACCTGAAGCTGCGGCGGGGCGGCAACCCGCCCGCGCTGCCGCCGTCAGCCTGAGGGCCGCAGCGCCCGCGCCAGCTCCTCCGGGCGGCGCGAACTGATCACCCAGTACGGCGTGACGTCGTCGGGGTCGTCCAGCACCACCTGCACGGCCCCGCCGACCCACGGCCGCTGGATCACGAACGCCATCGGGTCGGCGCTCGGCCCGAGCAGCTCGCGCTTGGTCTCCGCGTCCAGCGGGACGACCTGCGCCACGTGCCGCAGCGGCAGCACGGCGTCGTCCACCCGCAGCTGCTCGCCGTCCACCGTGATCCGGATCCGGCCCAGCCACCACAGGCCGTAGGCCGCCAGGGGCAGCACGACCACGTACGCCACCCAGCCGCGGGGACCCGCCGCACCCAGCCCGACCTGCGCCGCGAGCACGGCGGCGGCCAGCAGGCCGGGCACCCACAGCCACCACGGGGTCGACAGGCGCTCCGTGTGCCGGGGCACAGGCCGTGCCGCACCGACCCCTGTCGGCGTTGTGCCTGAGGACGCCATACCGCTGCCTGGGTGTGTCACAGCATCGAGGGTAGGACCCGCCGGGTCCGCCGGACGCGGCAGGATAGTGGCAAGGAGACGCAGCTCCCGTCATGAGCGCGCGTCACAGCACTCCCCCCGGAGGTTTGACCGTTGTATCCCCCTGCGACCCCGCCCGTCGTGGTGCCGATCCGCCGGCTCGACCCCGACCTGCCGCTGCCGTCGTACGCCCATCCGGGCGACGCCGGCGCGGACCTGTACGCGGCCGAGGACGCCGCGATCGCGCCCGGTGAGCGCCGGCTGATCCGCACCGGCGTGGCGATCGCCCTGCCGGACGGATTCGTCGGACTCGTCCACCCTCGGTCGGGTCTGGCGGCGAAAATGGGGGTGACTGTGCTGAACGCTCCCGGCACCGTGGACGCGGGCTACCGGGGCGAGATCCTGGTGCAGCTGATCAACCACGACCGGTCTGCCACCGCGAAGATCTCGCGCGGGGACCGCATCGCGCAACTTGTCGTGCAGCGGGTGGAGCGGGCACACTTCCACGACGTCGCCGAACTGCCGGACTCCGCGCGGGGCACCGGCGGTCACGGCTCGACGGGGAACTGAGGAGGAACAGTGATCTTCTCGCGAAAGCGTGCCGCCACCGGGCGTCACGCCAAGGCGGAGGAGCCGCGCTTCGAGGACGCCCGCGCCGCGCGGCGTGCCGCGCTGCTGGGTGAGGACCACGAGCCCGAGGAGCGGCCGCAGACGCCCGCTGCGGGCGCGAACGGGTCCGCCCGTCCCCTCGGCTCGATCTTCGGCGACGACGGCCCGTACGACTTCGAGGAGGCGCCCGACGCGCCCCGCCTGGATCTGGGCAGCCTGCTGCTGCCCGCCGTCGAGGGCGTGGAGATCCGGGTGCAGGCCGGCGAGCAGGGCACGATCCAGCAGATCGCGCTCGTGCACGGCCACAACGCGCTCCAGCTCGGCGCCTTCGCCGCGCCGCGCTCCGAGGGCATCTGGGACGAGGTGCGCGAGGAGATCCGCAAGTCGCTGTTCGCCGACGGCGTGGGGGCCCAGGAGGTCCCCGGCCGCTGGGGCACCGAGCTGCGGGCCCGGCTGCGCACCCCCGAGGGCTTCAACGACCTGCGCTTCATCGGCGTCGACGGCCCGCGCTGGATGGTGCGTGCCGTGTTCCAGGGTCCCGCCGCGGTCGACCTGACCGAGGCCGGCCCGCTGGAGCAGATCCTGACCGGCCTGGCCGTACGCCGCGACGAGAGCGCCCGCCCGGTGCGGGAGGCGCTGCCGCTGCGCCTGCCGCCGGACATGGCGCAGCGCGCCGCGGCCGAGCGGGCCGCGGTCGAGGCGGCGGCCCAGGAGCCCGCCGAGCAGCCGTCCGCGCCGCAGGCCCACGGCGGCGAGCAGTACGGCCAGAACCAGCTGGTGCCCGGCCGGGTGCCGCCGACGCCCGCGCCGACGCCGTTCGGCACGATGGCGCCCACCGGGGCCGCCGGCTCCGGCGTGCCCGCCTCGGGTGACGCGCCGCGCCGCAAGCCCTCCCCGCGCCCGCGCCGGGACTGACCTGCCCGGGAACCCGCTCCCGACCGGGGTGCCGTCCCGTGGGGCGGACCGCCGGGAGGCGCACCAGGTTCCTGCCCCCGGGGTGCCCCGCTGCGGGGCGCCCCGAAGTAGGCTGGCAGTTACGCGCCGACCGGGGACCTCGCCCCGGCGGGGAAGGATGAGAGCCAGGTCATGTCGACCGACCAAGCGCGACCACGGGCCAAGGGGCTGCGTGGGATGCTCCACCGGCTCACCGCCAGCGATCAGGAGCTGGAGTCCGAGGAGCTGCGCCGTGACACCGAGCTCGCCGGCTGTGTCTGCGCCGACACCGTGCACCGTGGGGAACTCGTCAACGTCAGCGGCCGGCTCCGCACGGTGGTCTACACCCCGCGCACGAACCTGCCCACGCTGGAAGCCGACCTCTACGACGGCACGGATCTGATCACGCTGGTCTTCCTGGGGCGGCGGCACATCAACGGCATCGAGCCCGGACGGGGTCTGTCCGTCCGGGGCCGCGTCGCCGTGCGCGACGGCCGCAAGGTCATCTACAACCCGTACTACGAGCTGGAAGCGGCCGCGTGACGAGCGGGCCGACGATCGGCGTGCGTTCGGCGTGCGCCGCTGACAAGCACCGCGAGGAGCAGGCATGACCGAGCGCACCGAGCGCGGCATGGACACGACGGAGGAAGAGGAGCTTCCTCCGTTCGCCGAGCAGATGGCACAGCAGCTGGGCGGCCTGCGCGGCATGACCGAGGCCGCGATCCCGGTGATCGTGTTCGTGCTCACCAACCTGCTGCTGGGCCTGCGGTTCCCGGCCGAGGAGTCCCGCATCGCGCTGCAGTGGGCGATCATCGCGTCCGCGACCGTGGCGGTGGGGGTCGCGATCATGCGGCTGGCCCAGCGCAAGCCGGTCCGGTTCGCGATCAACGGCCTGTTCGGCATCGCGCTGGGCGCCTGGATGGCCTGGGACTCCGGCAAGGAGGTCGACTTCTACCTGCCCGGCATCTGGATCATCATCGGCCAGATCGTGGTGCTGGTCGGCTCGATCCTCATCGGGCACCCGGCCGTGGGCTGGTTCTGGTCCGTGGTGGCCAACGGCGGGCGCAACGACTGGCGCGACAACGCCCGGTTGGTCCGGGTGTTCACGCAGCTCACGGCGCTGTGGGCGGCGGTGTTCGCGGTCAAGGTGGTGGTCCAGGGCAGTCTGTGGATGGCCGAGCAGGGCACCGCGCTGGGCATCGCCCGCATCGTGATGGGCACGCCGCTGTTCGCCCTGCTGCTGGTGATCACGTTCGGGGTGGTCCGCCGCGTCCGCCGCGACCAGGAGGCCAGCCCCGCCTGACCGGGCGGCGGGTCAGCGGCGGCGGGAGCGGGTCTTCTCGACGCTGTCGGCGCCCAGGATGACCGAGCGCACCTGCTCCTCGACCTCGACGGTGCAGACGAACACCAGCTCGTCGCCGGACTCGACCGGGTCGTCGGGGGTCGGCGTGAGCACCCGGCGGCCGCGCACGATGGCGACCAGCGCGCTGTCGGGCGGCAGCGGGATGTTGCGGATCGGCTGGCCGACGTGCGGCGCGTCCTCGGGCAGGGTGATCTCGACCAGGTTGGCCTCGCCCTGCCGGAACGTCATCAGCCGGACCAGGTCGCCGACGGTGACCGCCTCCTCGACCAGGGCGGCCATCAGGCGCGGCTTGGACACGGAGACGTCCACGCCCCACTGCTCGGTGAACAGCCACTCGTTCTCGGCGCGGTTGACCCGGGCGACCACCCGCGGCACCGCGAACTCCGTCTTGGCCAGCAGCGACACCACCAGGTTGACCTTGTCGTCGCCGGTGGCGGCGACCACCACGTCGCACGCGGCGAGGTTGATCTCCTGGAGGCTGGACAGCTCGCAGGCGTCGGCGAGCACCCAGTCGGCGGCGGGCACCCGCTCCGGGCGCAGCATCCGCGGCTGCCGTTCGAGCAGCATGACCTGGTGGCCGTTCTCGATCAGCTCCTGGGCGATGGAGCGCCCGACGTTGCCGGCCCCGGCGATGGCGACGCGCATGAACAGGGTCTCCTTCTCAGACGGCGGCCGGCGGCGCGGCTGCGATCTTGGTGACGGCGTCGGCGATCTCATCGGTGACCAGCATGAAGACCTGGTCGCCGTCCTGCAGCACGGTGGAGGCGGTGGTCAGCGTGCCGATGCCGAAGCGCATGACGAACGCCGCCCGGGTGCCGGTGGCCTCCTCCAGCGTGTGCAGCGGGTGGCCGATCCAGGCCGGGTTGACCGGGGTCTCGATGATGGCGACGGTGCTGGTGGGGTCGCGGTAGAGCTCGGTGTGGCCCTCGGGCACCAGGTGGCGCACGATGCGGTCGGCGGTCCAGCGCACGGTGGCCACGGTGGGGATGCCGAGCCGCTCGTACACCTCGGCGCGGCGCTGGTCGTAGATGCGGGCCACGACACGCTGCACGCCGAACGTCTCCCGGGCCAGCCGGGCCGAGATGATGTTGGAGTTGTCGCCGCTGGACACGGCGGCGAAGGCGTCGGCGCGCTCGATGCCGGCCTGCATGAGGACCTCGCGGTCGAAGCCCATCCCGGTGACCGTGGTGCCCGCGAAGTCGGGGGAGAGCCGCCGGAACGCGTCGGCGTCCTGGTCGATGATCGAGACCGAGTGCCCGCGCGCCTCCAGGCTGTGTGCGAGCGTCGAGCCGACCCGGCCACACCCCATGATCACAACGTGCACGTCACGCCTCCTGACAATGCCGTCGTACCGGCCATCTCAGCCTGCCATGCGCGCGGGCGGCGCGCGACATCAGCCTGCCACGTGCCCCGGGGGCGCGTGGCGGCGGCTCGTACGCCGCGCCGCCACTCGTCCGACCGGGCAGGGGTGGGCCGACCGCTCGTCGTAGGCTCCCACATGTGGCGAGTCCTACCTCCCTGCTGAAGCGGTTGCTGCTCGGCAGGCCGTTCCGTTCCGACCGGCTGCAGCACACCCTGCTGCCCAAGCGCATCGCACTGCCGATCTTCGCCTCGGACGCGCTCTCCAGCGTCGCGTACGCGCCCGGCGAGATCCTGCTGACGCTGTCGATCGCGGGTGCGGCGGCGTACGCGTACTCGCCCTGGGTGGCGCTGGCGGTCGTGGTGGTCATGCTCACCGTGGTGGCCAGCTACCGCCAGAACGTGCACGCCTACCCCTCGGGCGGCGGCGACTACGAGGTCGCCACGGTCAACCTGGGCTCCAAGGCGGGCATCGGCGTGGCCAGCGCCCTGCTGGTCGACTACGTGCTCACGGTGGCGGTGTCCATCTCCTCCGGCGTGGAGAACCTGGGCGCGGCCGTCCCGTTCATCGGCGAGCACAAGGTGTTCTGGGCGGTGGGCCTGATCGCCCTGCTGGCCGCGCTGAACCTGCGCGGCCTGCGCGAGTCGGGCAGCATGTTCGCCGTCCCGACCTACCTGTTCATGTTCGCCATGCTGGGCCTGATCGGCTGGGGCATCGTGCGGATCTTCGTGCTCGGCGAGGACCTGAAGGCGCCCAGCGCGGAGCTGACCATCCTGCCCGAGCACGGGCTGCAGGTCGGCGCCACGTTCGCCTTCGGCTTCCTGCTGGTGCGCGCGTTCTCCTCCGGCTGCGCGGCGCTGACCGGCGTCGAGGCCATCTCCAACGGGGTGCCCGCGTTCAAGCCGCCGAAGTCGAAGAACGCGGCGACCACGTTGCTGCTGCTGGGCGTGCTGTCGATCATCATGATGGTCTCCATCGTGGCGCTGAGCCTGAAGACCGGGCTGCAGTACGTCGAGGACCCGCAGGAGCAGATCGTCGGGGCAGGGCCGGGCTACGTGCAGCCCACCGTCACCGCGCAGCTGGCCGAGACCATCTTCGACCACTTCCCGCCCGGGTTCTACCTCGTCATCGCGGTGACGGCGCTGATCCTGGTGCTGGCGGCGAACACGGCGTTCAACGGCTTCCCGGTGCTCGGCTCGATCCTGGCGCAGGACCGCTACCTGCCGCGGCAGCTGCACACCCGCGGTGACCGGCTGGCCTTCTCCAACGGCATCATCATGCTGGCCGCCTTCGCCGCGGTGCTGGTGGTCGCCTTCCAGGCGGAGACGACCCGGCTGATCCAGCTATACATCGTGGGCGTGTTCGTGTCGTTCACGCTGTCCCAGATCGGCATGCTGCGGCACTGGAACCGGCTGCTGCGCACCGAGCGGGACCAGTCCGCGCGCCGCCGGATGAAGCGGGCCCGCGCCATCAACGGGTTCGGCGCGGTGCTGACCGGGTTCGTGCTGATCCTGGTGCTGCTGACCAAGTTCACCCACGGCGCCTGGATCTCGATCGTGGCGATGGCGGTCATCTACGTGGTCATGGTGGGCATCCGGCGCCACTACGACACGGTGGCCCGCGAGCTGGTGCCGTCGGAGGAGCGGCCGGTGCTGCCGGCCCGCAACCACGCGATCGTGCTGGTCAGCAAGCTGCACCTGCCCACCATGCGGGCACTGGCGTACGCGAAGGCGACGCGGCCGGACACGCTCACCGCGCTCACCGTCAACGTCGACATCGCCGACACCCGGGCCATCCAGGCCGAGTGGGAGCGGCGCGGCATCAGCGTCCCGCTGACGGTGGTCGACTCGCCGTACCGCGAGATCAGCCGCCCCATCATCGACTACGTGAAGTCGCTGCGCCGGGCCTCGCCGCGGGACGTGGTGACGGTCTACATCCCCGAGTACGTGGTCGGCCGCTGGTGGGAGCACCTGCTGCACAACCAGTCCGCGCTGCGGATCAAGGGCCGCCTGCTGTACGAGCCGGGCGTGATGGTGACCAGCGTGCCGTGGCAGCTCGCCTCGACCAGCGCCACCGACCTGGACCGGCTGGACCGGGAGCTGGTGCGCAGCCCCGCCCGCGGCCCGCGCGCCGGGGAGGAGTCGTAGGTGGCCGAGCTGTACGAGGGGGACAAGGTCGAGGTCACCGTCGGCGCGGTCGCGCACGGCGGGCACTGCGTGGCCCGGCACGAGGGCCGCGTGATCTTCGTGCGGCACGCGCTGCCCGGCGAGCGGGTGGTGACGGAGATCACGGAGATTCACAAGGCGTACCTGCGCGGCGACTGCGTCGAGGTGCTGGACGCGTCGCCGGACCGGATCACCCCGCGCTGCCCGTACGCCCACGCCAACGGCTGCGGCGGCTGCGACCTGCAGCACGTCGCGCCCGCGGCGCAGCGGGAGTGGAAGACGGCGGTGGTGCGCGAGCAGCTGACCCGGCTGGGCGGGCTGGACGCGGCGGCGGTGGACGCGCTCGGCGTGACGGTCGAGGCGCTGCCCGGCGGCGACGAGGGCTGGCGCACCCGGGTGCGCTACCGCGCGGACGCGCTCGGCCGCCCCGGGCTGCTCAAGCACCGCTCCAACGAGGTGGTGGCGATCAGCCGGTGCGCCATCGCGCACCCGGAGATCCAGGCGCTGGACGTGCTGGAGCGCCGATGGCCGGATCGTGACGTGATCGACGTGGTCAAGCCGTCCAGCGGGCGGGCCCAGCTGGTGCAGGACCCGCCGCAGGAGATCGAGGAGCGGGCCGCCGGGCACGCGTTCACCATCTCGGCGGGCGGGTTCTGGCAGGTGCACCCGGCCGCCGCCGACGCGCTGACCGGTGCGGTGCGCGAGCTGCTGGCGCCGCGGCCGGGCGAGCACGCCTGGGACCTGTACGGCGGGGCCGGGCTGTTCGCCGCGGCGCTGGCCGACGCGGTCGGGGTGACCGGCGCGGTGACCATGGTCGAGTCCGCGCGCGACGGCGTGGCGGCCGCCCGGGGCAACCTGGCCGGGCTGCCGGTGCGGGTGGTCGAGGCGACCGTGGAGAAGGCCCTGCACCGGGACCGCAGGCCCAAGGAGCGGCTGCCCCGGCCGGACGTGGTGGTGCTGGACCCGCCGCGCACCGGGGCCGGGGCGGCCGTGGTGCGCGCCATCGCGGCGGCCGCTCCGCGCGCTGTGGCGTACGTCGCGTGCGATCCGGCGGCGCTGGCCCGGGACGTGCGCACGTTCCGGGATCAGGGCTGGGAGCTGCGGGCGCTGCGGGCCTTCGACCTGTTCCCGCAGACCCACCACGTGGAGTGCGTGGCCCTGCTGGCGCCCGCGGACGGCGGCCGCTGACCAGCCGTCCGGGTCACCGCCCGGGGTGCGTCACGGGCGGTGCGGGAGTGAAGGTCCGGTGAAGGGGGTGGCGCGGCGGTGATCGGCGATGCGGGCGGCCGATAGACTTCCCCAGCATGGGTAAGCGGAACGTGCGGCACACGCACCCCCGGAGTGCCGTTCGGGACGGCGAGAGCGAGGCGAAGGCATGATCGAGGGCGGGAACCTGCTGAGCACCGTACGAGGGCCGCAGGACCTCAAGACCCTGAGCCCGGAGCAGCTGACCGCGCTGGCGGCGGAGATCCGGGACTTCCTGGTCGCGAAGGTCGCCCGCACCGGCGGCCACCTCGGCCCGAACCTCGGTGTGGTGGAGCTCACGCTCGCCATGCACCGGGTGTTCGACTCCCCGGTCGACCGTTTCGTCTTCGACACCGGCCACCAGGCGTACGTGCACAAGATGGTCACCGGCCGCCTCGACGGCTTCGACGGCCTGCGCCAGCGCGGCGGCCTCACCGGCTACCCGAACCAGGCCGAGAGCGAGCACGACCTGGTCGAGAACTGCCACGCGTCGACCGCGCTCTCCTACGCCGACGGCATCGCCAAGGGCTACGCGCTGCGCGGTGAGAAGCGGCACACCGTCGCGGTCGTGGGCGACGGCGCGCTGACCGGCGGCATGTGCTGGGAGGCGCTGAACAACATCGCCGCCACCGACAACCCGCTGGTGATCATCGTCAACGACAACGGGCGCTCGTACGCGCCCACCATCGGCGGCCTCGCCGACCACCTGGCCACGCTGCGCCTCAACCCGGGCTACGAGAAGGTTCTCGACCTGGTCAAGGACGCGCTGGAGAAGACCCCGCTGGTCGGCAAGCCGCTGTTCGACGCGCTGCACGCGGTCAAGAAGGGCATCAAGGACGCGGTCGCCCCGCAGGCGCTGTTCGAGGATCTCGGCCTGAAGTACATCGGGCCGGTGGACGGGCACGACCAGGAGGCGCTGGAGTCGGCGCTCAACCGTGCCAAGCGCTTCGGCGGCCCGGTCATCGTGCACGCGGTCACCGCGAAGGGCTACGGCTACCAGCCGGCCCTCGACGACGAGGCCGACCGCCTGCACGCCCCGAGCGCGTTCGACCCGGAGACCGGCCGGCTGCTGGCCGCGCCCAGCCTGAAGTGGACCAACGTGTTCGCCGACGAGCTGGTCGCGATCGCGGGCGAGCGGCCGGACGTGGTCGGCATCACCGCGGCCATGCCCGAGTCCACCGGCATCGACAAGCTCGCCGCGGCGTTCCCGGACCGGGCGTACGACGTCGGCATCGCCGAGCAGCACGCCACCACCTCGGCCGCGGGCCTGGCGCTGGCCGGCCTGCACCCGGTGGTCGCGGTCTACGCCACCTTCCTCAACCGCGCCTTCGACCAGGTGCTGCTGGACGTGGCGCTGCACCGGCTGCCGGTGACGTTCGTGCTGGACCGGGCCGGCATCACCGGCCCCGACGGGCCCAGCCACTACGGCATCTGGGACATGTCCGTGTTCGGCGTGGTGCCGGGCCTGCGGGTGGCCGCCCCGCGCGACGCGGAGACGCTGCGCGAGGAGCTGCGCGAGGCGATCGGCATCACTGACGGCCCGACCATCGTGCGCTTCCCGACCGGCTCGGTCCCGGCGGCGCTGCCCGCGCTGCGCCGGGTCGGCGGCCAGGACGGGCTGGGCGGCCTGGACGTGCTGGCCGAGGCGGAGCGCAAGGACGTGCTGCTGGTCTCGGTGGGCGCGTTCGCGCACCTGTCCGTGCAGGTGGCCGCGAAGCTGGCCGAGCGCGGCTTCGGGGTGACCGTGGTCGACCCGCGCTGGGTGCGCCCGGTCCCGGTCGACCTGGTGGCCCTGGCCCGCGAGCACAAGCTGGTGGTGACGCTGGAGGACGGCGTACGCGCCGGCGGCGTCGGCGACGCGGTCTCCAAGCTGCTGCGCGACAACGAGGTGGACGTGCCGCTGCGCGACCTCGGCGTGCCGTTGCAGTGGCTGGACCACGGCACCCGCGCCGAGATCCTGGCTGAGATCGGCCTCACCGCGCCGGAGATCACCGAGCGGGTCACCAAGTGGGCCGCGGCGGTCACCACCCCGGCCCAGGCCCCCCTGGTCAGCTCCGTGCGCAGCTGATCGCTTCCTGCGATCGAAGCTCCCGCCACCCCGGCGGGAGCTTTGATCGTTTCCGGGCCGGGCGCTGACAACCCGGCGGGTGTTCCGGCGCGTCCACCACGCGAAGCCACCGGCCGCGACGGTGCCGCCGCTGTACGGCCCCGCGCGCCGGTATGTCGCGTGAGGTGGTGCGGGCGTGGCACGTCGTGCGCCGGAGGACGCTCCGGAGCTGTTCATCGACCTCGGTGTGCTGCCCGGCGAGGAGCCGGCCGAGGACGGCGGCCCGGCCCTGCCGCACGGGCCGTTCCGCTGGAGCCGCCGGATCGCCGTCGCGCTCGCCGTCGCCGCCGTGCTGGGCGGCGTGACCGCGGCGGTGCCCGACCCCCGTCCCCGGCTGTCCGCGCTGGCCGTGCTGGACGGTAAGGGCACCCAGGTGCAGGTCCTCGACGACGAGCTGGTGGTGGTGCTCGGCCCGGACGGCGCCACGGCGTACGAGACGGCGGGCTGGCGGCAGCGGTGGCAGGTGGCCGCCACGGATCTGGTGCACGCCGCCGCGTTCGGCGACGTCGTGCTGCTGCGCTCGGGCGGCTCCGAGGACGGCGGGTGGCTCGGCTGGCCCGCCGGGCAGACCACGGCGGTGGACCGGGTCACGGGGCAGACGCTCTGGCGCACCCTGCGCTACGTGGAAGCGGTGGGCGACCTGCTGGTCAGCTACACCTACACCGTCGACGGCAACCACCCGGACGTGGAGATCCGCGACCCGCGCCGCTACGACCTGCGCTGGCGTCTGCCCGCCAGCCGGGTGTGGGTGTACGACACCCGCCGCGACGCGGTGTGGCGGCTGACCGCCGACGGTGCGGTCGTCGAGCACGATCTGCGCACCGGCGCGGTACGCCGCACGCTGCGCCCGCGCCTGCCCGACGCGAAGTACGTCAACATCGTGCTCAGCCGCGAGGCGGTGGGCTTCGAAGGCTACGAGGACAACGGCAGGCCGGAGCAGCGCGGCGTGCTCTGGTACGACGCGAAGACCTTCGCGCAGGTCAGCGGCGCGCGCCAGTGGGTCTGGGAGAGCGACTGCGGCGGCGGCCTGTCCTGCGCGTACACGGCCGGGGACGGCCGGGCCTTCCTCATCGACCCGGTCACCGGCGAGCCGGTGCGCAGCCTGCCCGAGGAGGAGTTCGTGCCCAGCCCGACCGGGCTGCTCCTGGTCGGCTCGCCGGACCTGGGCTTCATCACCCGGCGGGTGCTGGCCCGGGTCGAGCCCGCCACCGGG
The Catellatospora sp. IY07-71 DNA segment above includes these coding regions:
- the dxs gene encoding 1-deoxy-D-xylulose-5-phosphate synthase is translated as MIEGGNLLSTVRGPQDLKTLSPEQLTALAAEIRDFLVAKVARTGGHLGPNLGVVELTLAMHRVFDSPVDRFVFDTGHQAYVHKMVTGRLDGFDGLRQRGGLTGYPNQAESEHDLVENCHASTALSYADGIAKGYALRGEKRHTVAVVGDGALTGGMCWEALNNIAATDNPLVIIVNDNGRSYAPTIGGLADHLATLRLNPGYEKVLDLVKDALEKTPLVGKPLFDALHAVKKGIKDAVAPQALFEDLGLKYIGPVDGHDQEALESALNRAKRFGGPVIVHAVTAKGYGYQPALDDEADRLHAPSAFDPETGRLLAAPSLKWTNVFADELVAIAGERPDVVGITAAMPESTGIDKLAAAFPDRAYDVGIAEQHATTSAAGLALAGLHPVVAVYATFLNRAFDQVLLDVALHRLPVTFVLDRAGITGPDGPSHYGIWDMSVFGVVPGLRVAAPRDAETLREELREAIGITDGPTIVRFPTGSVPAALPALRRVGGQDGLGGLDVLAEAERKDVLLVSVGAFAHLSVQVAAKLAERGFGVTVVDPRWVRPVPVDLVALAREHKLVVTLEDGVRAGGVGDAVSKLLRDNEVDVPLRDLGVPLQWLDHGTRAEILAEIGLTAPEITERVTKWAAAVTTPAQAPLVSSVRS